One Bacteroidota bacterium genomic window carries:
- a CDS encoding UDP-N-acetylmuramoyl-L-alanyl-D-glutamate--2,6-diaminopimelate ligase has product MKLLRDILYKTRIEEVVGSTNVAIESICFDSRKVERFSFFVAIRGEVSDGHTFIQKAIQTGAIAILCEELPEQKDEKVTYIKVKNTSEALATVAANFYENPSEKLKLVGVTGTNGKTTSVTLLYNLFKLLGYKTGMLSTVCNYIDGEQVAATHTTPDALQLNQLLQRMVEKGCTHCFMEVSSHAVVQHRITALEFAGAAFTNITHDHLDYHKTFDNYIKAKKGFFDNLPATAFALVNKDDKNGEVMLQNTRAIKKTYAINSMADFKCRIIENQFSGLLLTIDGKEFYSKLIGTFNAYNLLLAYSIGVLLKEDSTNVLTALSTLNAVEGRFQYLRSANKITGIVDYAHTPDALKNVLTTINDIRTGNEKVITLVGCGGDRDALKRPLMAKIACDLSDKVILTSDNPRSENPDEIIEQMKKGILPPYNKKSLAILDRREAIKTACSLAQPGDIILVAGKGHEKYQEIKGVKYPFDDMEELKNSFELLD; this is encoded by the coding sequence ATGAAATTATTACGCGACATACTTTATAAAACTCGTATTGAAGAGGTGGTTGGGAGTACCAACGTTGCGATTGAATCTATTTGTTTCGATTCGCGCAAAGTAGAGCGTTTTTCATTTTTTGTAGCAATTAGAGGTGAAGTTTCAGATGGTCATACATTTATTCAAAAGGCAATACAAACAGGAGCTATTGCAATTTTGTGTGAGGAACTACCTGAGCAAAAAGATGAAAAAGTAACCTATATAAAAGTTAAAAATACAAGTGAAGCGCTTGCAACAGTAGCAGCAAACTTTTACGAGAATCCTTCTGAAAAACTTAAACTCGTTGGAGTAACAGGAACCAACGGAAAAACAACATCGGTTACATTACTCTATAATTTATTTAAGCTGCTCGGATATAAAACCGGAATGCTGAGCACAGTTTGCAACTATATTGATGGTGAACAAGTAGCAGCGACACACACTACTCCTGATGCATTGCAACTTAATCAGCTATTGCAAAGGATGGTTGAAAAGGGCTGTACACATTGCTTTATGGAAGTAAGTTCACATGCGGTTGTGCAACATCGAATTACTGCACTTGAATTTGCAGGAGCTGCATTTACCAATATTACACACGATCATTTAGATTATCATAAAACATTTGACAATTACATTAAAGCAAAAAAAGGGTTTTTTGATAACCTGCCAGCCACAGCATTTGCCTTGGTAAACAAAGATGACAAGAACGGTGAAGTGATGTTGCAAAATACGCGTGCTATTAAAAAAACATACGCCATAAATTCTATGGCTGATTTTAAATGCCGCATTATAGAAAATCAGTTTTCGGGATTGTTGCTCACAATTGATGGAAAGGAATTTTATTCAAAGTTGATTGGCACCTTTAATGCTTACAATTTACTCCTTGCATACAGCATTGGAGTGTTATTGAAAGAAGATTCAACCAATGTGCTAACTGCATTGAGTACTTTGAATGCTGTTGAAGGAAGGTTTCAATATTTGCGTTCGGCAAATAAAATAACGGGAATAGTTGATTACGCTCATACGCCGGATGCATTGAAAAATGTACTAACTACCATTAATGACATTCGAACCGGCAACGAAAAGGTGATCACCTTAGTTGGATGCGGAGGCGACAGAGATGCTTTGAAACGTCCGTTGATGGCAAAAATTGCATGCGATTTAAGCGATAAGGTAATTCTTACAAGCGATAATCCACGTTCAGAAAATCCGGATGAAATTATTGAGCAAATGAAAAAGGGAATTCTTCCTCCTTACAATAAAAAATCGTTGGCAATACTCGACAGACGCGAAGCTATTAAAACAGCATGCTCCTTGGCTCAACCTGGCGATATCATATTGGTGGCCGGAAAGGGACACGAGAAATACCAAGAGATTAAAGGTGTAAAATATCCATTTGACGATATGGAGGAATTGAAAAATTCATTTGAATTATTAGACTAA